In the genome of Solibacillus silvestris, one region contains:
- a CDS encoding aldehyde dehydrogenase, which yields MNFTANDVEVMIENQRAFYFTGATKDVEFRKEQLLKLKDTIKKYEEQVIEALALDLRKSEFEAFTTEIGIVYDSISYFLKNINSWMEPQPVKTPLHFQPAKSYVVREPYGVALIIGPFNYPFQLIMEPLIGAIIGGNTAIVKPSESAEHTAFIVKKILGEVFQPEYVRVVEGEKDEVTALIHASFDYIFFTGSVAVGKVVAKAAAERLTPIALELGGKSPAIVDQTADLDVAAKRIVWGKFNNTGQTCVAPDYVLVHTSVAKKFTRLLKKAIKEFYGHDPQQSQDYGRIINERQFDRLQTILDKERDTVTFGGRTDREDLYMEPTVLESITWDRPSMEDELFGPILPIMTYENLPKAIHEIRQLPKPLSAYLFSENEKAIAYFLEELPFGGGCINDVITHVGNTHLPFGGVGPSGVKAYHGKASFENFTHPKSIMHRSNKLANSLLYPPYKQKVKLVRTIMK from the coding sequence ATGAATTTTACTGCAAATGATGTTGAAGTAATGATTGAGAATCAGCGCGCTTTTTATTTTACTGGCGCAACAAAAGATGTAGAATTTCGTAAAGAACAGCTCTTAAAATTAAAGGACACAATAAAAAAATACGAAGAACAAGTAATAGAAGCTCTAGCATTGGATTTAAGAAAAAGTGAGTTTGAAGCATTTACGACTGAAATCGGTATTGTATATGATAGTATTTCTTACTTTTTAAAAAATATAAATAGCTGGATGGAACCGCAGCCTGTCAAAACACCGCTTCATTTCCAGCCTGCAAAAAGCTATGTTGTGCGTGAACCATATGGAGTGGCATTAATCATTGGGCCGTTCAATTATCCATTCCAATTAATTATGGAGCCACTGATCGGAGCGATTATCGGAGGAAATACGGCGATCGTAAAACCATCGGAATCCGCAGAACATACAGCATTTATTGTGAAAAAAATTCTCGGAGAAGTATTCCAGCCTGAATATGTACGTGTTGTAGAGGGAGAAAAGGATGAAGTTACGGCTTTAATCCATGCATCTTTTGATTATATTTTCTTCACGGGAAGTGTCGCGGTAGGGAAGGTTGTTGCAAAAGCGGCAGCAGAACGTCTTACGCCGATTGCGTTGGAATTGGGTGGAAAAAGTCCGGCGATTGTCGACCAAACAGCAGATTTGGATGTAGCAGCGAAGCGAATCGTGTGGGGGAAATTCAACAATACAGGGCAAACATGTGTGGCGCCTGATTATGTTCTTGTCCATACAAGTGTTGCGAAAAAATTTACGCGTCTCCTAAAGAAAGCAATCAAAGAATTTTATGGTCATGATCCACAGCAAAGTCAGGACTACGGGCGTATTATTAATGAACGCCAATTCGACCGTCTGCAGACGATTTTAGATAAGGAACGGGATACTGTCACATTTGGCGGGCGAACTGACCGTGAGGATTTATATATGGAACCGACAGTGCTGGAAAGTATTACGTGGGATCGACCTTCGATGGAAGATGAGCTGTTTGGACCGATTTTGCCGATTATGACGTATGAAAATTTACCAAAAGCAATTCATGAAATTCGTCAATTGCCAAAACCATTAAGTGCGTATTTGTTCTCCGAAAATGAAAAAGCCATCGCGTACTTTTTAGAGGAACTTCCGTTTGGCGGGGGCTGTATAAATGACGTCATTACACATGTCGGCAATACGCATTTACCGTTTGGCGGAGTGGGGCCTTCAGGTGTGAAGGCATATCACGGGAAAGCAAGTTTCGAAAACTTCACACATCCGAAATCAATTATGCATCGTTCTAATAAACTGGCAAATAGTTTGCTATACCCACCATATAAACAAAAAGTAAAGCTTGTTCGAACAATAATGAAATAA
- a CDS encoding PAS domain-containing sensor histidine kinase, with protein MQQHEILNKRNLLMIITYFFSTLIFTTVIVTQLFKHPYSFLVINIGSFFILIALYYLKTPPKMLQIILICTWHLIVFLFNYQNVNIISFYTFIWLIAILTIYRSYIITLINICLVFIEIFILNKLSMIPYHSFKSEDHLLLFSFLITVIIMSIGQSLFIKQIWLKLEKNAIDREYYLNSKHAYLHLFFEQANDAIAVFDLEDRVIAVNPAFEKLYGWSKEEALGRILPLIPPERVEESKKRIEDLKLGKKYHLHETIDMRKDGTFFDAQLSLSPILSPHGEIIGSSVISRDISYIKENENLILQSEKLKLVGELAAGVAHEIRNPMTVISGYVQMMNEDPNSPYYEYTKLIQNETERIELILSEFLVLSKPQANQYAPINLAEALSEVVQFLQYEFQSKAISLNIINEFLNITILGNKNQLKQVFINLFKNAIEAINEDGSITLQVCKSKDGKEIYIQMIDTGCGIPPHVLERIFEPFYTTKTKGTGLGMMIINKIVQDHQGSIQIKSKQHVGTEILLTFPIMTE; from the coding sequence ATGCAGCAACATGAAATTTTAAATAAGCGAAACCTGCTTATGATTATTACTTATTTTTTCTCAACGCTTATTTTTACTACTGTCATTGTTACACAGCTGTTCAAGCATCCTTATTCATTTTTAGTCATTAATATTGGAAGTTTCTTTATACTCATAGCTTTGTATTATTTAAAAACGCCTCCAAAAATGCTTCAAATTATTTTGATTTGTACATGGCATTTAATCGTATTCCTTTTTAATTATCAAAATGTAAATATAATTTCGTTTTATACTTTTATATGGCTTATAGCGATTTTAACCATTTACCGTTCATATATTATTACTTTAATCAATATTTGCCTTGTATTTATTGAAATTTTTATTTTAAATAAATTATCAATGATTCCCTACCATAGCTTTAAATCAGAAGATCACCTTTTACTTTTCAGTTTTTTAATTACCGTTATCATCATGAGTATTGGTCAAAGTCTTTTTATAAAACAGATTTGGTTAAAGTTAGAAAAAAATGCAATTGACCGGGAGTACTATTTGAATTCCAAGCATGCATATTTACATTTGTTTTTCGAGCAGGCTAATGATGCAATTGCTGTATTTGATTTGGAGGACCGTGTCATTGCGGTCAATCCTGCATTCGAAAAATTGTATGGTTGGTCCAAAGAGGAAGCATTAGGGCGTATTTTACCGCTCATTCCCCCGGAAAGAGTGGAAGAGTCAAAAAAAAGAATAGAAGATTTAAAGCTTGGAAAGAAATATCATCTTCATGAAACGATCGATATGAGAAAAGACGGCACATTTTTTGATGCACAACTTTCGTTATCGCCTATTTTGAGCCCGCATGGCGAAATTATCGGATCGTCCGTAATTTCACGGGACATTTCCTATATTAAAGAAAATGAAAATCTAATATTGCAATCGGAAAAACTAAAGCTTGTTGGAGAGCTTGCTGCGGGTGTAGCCCATGAAATCCGCAATCCGATGACGGTCATTTCCGGCTATGTACAAATGATGAATGAAGACCCAAATTCACCTTACTATGAGTATACAAAGCTTATTCAAAATGAAACAGAGCGTATCGAATTAATTTTATCGGAGTTTCTTGTATTATCTAAACCTCAAGCAAATCAGTATGCTCCGATTAATTTGGCGGAAGCATTATCGGAAGTCGTCCAGTTTCTTCAATATGAGTTCCAGTCAAAAGCGATTTCCTTGAATATTATTAATGAATTTTTGAACATTACAATTTTAGGTAACAAAAATCAACTGAAGCAAGTTTTCATCAATTTATTTAAAAATGCAATTGAAGCAATTAATGAAGACGGTTCAATTACATTGCAAGTATGCAAAAGTAAGGATGGGAAGGAAATCTATATCCAGATGATTGATACGGGATGCGGTATTCCGCCACATGTACTGGAGCGGATATTTGAACCTTTCTATACGACGAAAACAAAAGGGACCGGGCTCGGCATGATGATTATCAATAAAATTGTGCAAGATCATCAAGGATCCATCCAAATTAAAAGCAAGCAGCATGTCGGTACTGAAATCTTATTAACATTCCCGATAATGACAGAATAA
- a CDS encoding UDP-N-acetylmuramyl peptide synthase has protein sequence MYAEELLSTLMQKKVVGQLPKLITDIAIDSRSVQPNSLFICIKGFTVDGHDYAQKAVDAGATVIVTERLLQLDGEIAQVIVKNTTRTLGILAAKFFDYPSKDIMMIGVTGTNGKTSVSGIIHNILIGLGEKSALSGTIGFNLNGVLYESANTTSDSLNTQQMIFRAKSEGCRAMVMEVSSHGLALGRLAGVDYDVAVFTNLTHDHLDFHGTMENYGNTKGLLFSQLGQDLEKNKHVVLNADDPWSERYAGMTPYPIWTYGLHNNAIFRAVNCNYDNGMTQFDMETPEGTFPVSMHLLGEFNIYNVLAATAVFYARGFPIEVIIEQIEMLPPVKGRMEKVDSDLPIQIFIDYAHTPDAIEKAINAAMPYKKPENKLIFLVGTGGGRDKTKRPTMAEKASVADYVILTTDDPRFEEFDSITGDLAKGMKHKNYACIGDRAEAVRHAVSVANPGDIIIFAGKGHEDYQIIENTKYPHSDAKIAIEAGKLKFV, from the coding sequence ATGTATGCAGAAGAACTTTTAAGTACACTGATGCAAAAAAAAGTTGTAGGTCAACTACCGAAATTGATTACCGATATTGCGATTGACTCGCGCAGTGTACAGCCAAACAGTTTATTTATTTGTATAAAAGGTTTTACGGTGGACGGGCATGATTATGCTCAAAAGGCAGTTGATGCTGGTGCAACTGTAATCGTTACAGAACGTCTTTTACAGTTAGATGGGGAAATTGCACAAGTAATCGTAAAAAATACAACACGTACACTTGGCATTTTAGCGGCAAAGTTTTTTGATTATCCATCAAAGGATATTATGATGATCGGGGTAACAGGTACAAACGGCAAAACAAGTGTATCTGGAATTATCCACAATATATTAATCGGGCTTGGCGAAAAATCGGCATTGTCCGGAACAATCGGTTTTAATTTAAATGGTGTGTTATACGAGTCGGCAAATACAACAAGTGATTCATTGAATACACAACAGATGATTTTCCGTGCGAAAAGCGAAGGCTGCCGTGCAATGGTGATGGAAGTGTCATCACACGGGTTAGCGTTAGGCCGTTTAGCAGGTGTCGACTATGATGTGGCGGTATTTACGAATTTAACACATGATCATTTAGATTTCCATGGCACGATGGAAAACTATGGTAATACAAAAGGTTTACTGTTTTCTCAACTTGGACAAGACTTGGAAAAGAACAAGCATGTCGTTTTAAATGCGGATGATCCTTGGTCTGAGCGCTATGCGGGAATGACACCATATCCAATTTGGACTTACGGATTGCATAATAATGCAATTTTCCGGGCAGTAAACTGCAATTATGATAATGGAATGACGCAATTTGATATGGAAACGCCGGAGGGTACATTCCCCGTATCAATGCATTTACTTGGTGAATTTAATATTTACAACGTCCTTGCAGCAACAGCCGTATTCTATGCACGCGGTTTCCCGATTGAAGTCATTATTGAACAAATTGAAATGCTGCCACCGGTGAAAGGTCGTATGGAGAAAGTAGATTCGGATTTACCGATTCAAATATTCATCGACTATGCACATACACCGGATGCTATCGAAAAAGCGATCAATGCGGCAATGCCCTATAAAAAACCGGAAAATAAACTGATTTTCCTTGTTGGAACAGGTGGCGGTCGCGATAAAACGAAACGCCCGACGATGGCAGAGAAAGCATCTGTTGCCGATTATGTTATCTTGACGACAGATGATCCTCGCTTTGAAGAGTTCGACAGTATTACGGGTGATTTGGCAAAAGGCATGAAACATAAAAATTATGCCTGCATCGGTGACCGTGCAGAAGCGGTTAGACATGCGGTAAGCGTTGCAAATCCTGGCGATATTATTATTTTCGCAGGTAAAGGTCATGAAGATTACCAAATTATCGAAAATACGAAATACCCGCATAGTGATGCGAAAATTGCGATTGAAGCTGGAAAGTTAAAATTTGTATAG
- a CDS encoding antibiotic resistance protein VanZ, with the protein MIHSFLLSMIAYCTVSFPIYCILRMFYMKNKTKSARRELVMLLFFFYSISIFSQTIIPSFQISNGQIIFDTSSAYVRSNFTPLQTIMLYYDQLNGPLANIAFYNLAGNIVLFIPFGFFIPLLWKKFRGWRIMHIVAFAIPLFIESTQYFIGRSIDVDDVLLNAIAIVIGFVLFKIFRRLRKMSAPK; encoded by the coding sequence ATGATCCATTCATTTTTACTTAGTATGATTGCTTATTGCACTGTGAGCTTCCCGATTTATTGCATATTGCGAATGTTTTATATGAAAAATAAAACAAAAAGTGCAAGGCGCGAGTTGGTGATGCTCCTATTCTTCTTTTACAGTATCAGTATTTTTTCACAAACGATTATCCCAAGCTTCCAAATCTCAAATGGACAGATCATTTTTGATACTTCCAGCGCATATGTGCGCAGTAATTTCACCCCATTACAAACAATTATGCTGTATTATGATCAATTGAATGGACCATTGGCAAATATCGCATTTTATAATTTGGCAGGCAATATTGTCCTGTTTATTCCTTTTGGCTTCTTTATTCCGCTGTTATGGAAAAAATTTAGAGGATGGCGCATCATGCATATCGTTGCATTCGCAATTCCCTTATTTATTGAAAGTACCCAATATTTTATTGGTCGTAGTATAGATGTCGATGATGTATTATTAAATGCAATTGCCATCGTGATAGGATTTGTGCTCTTCAAAATATTCCGGAGATTACGTAAAATGA